The genomic interval GTCAAGGTACTGCTGCGGGACAGGCTGTAGAAGGGATCGCGAGACAACCAGAGGCGGAAGGAAAAATACGGGGTACTTTATTGCTTAGTCTAGCTTTCATGGAAGCTTTAACAATTTATGGGCTGGTTGTAGCATTAGCTCTTTTATTTGCGAATCCTTTTGTTTAATCCTAAAAAcacatatttttgtttatttccgTGGA from Fragaria vesca subsp. vesca unplaced genomic scaffold, FraVesHawaii_1.0 scf0510941, whole genome shotgun sequence carries:
- the LOC101306396 gene encoding ATP synthase subunit c, chloroplastic-like; the protein is MNPLISAASVIAAGLAVGLASIGPGVGQGTAAGQAVEGIARQPEAEGKIRGTLLLSLAFMEALTIYGLVVALALLFANPFV